A single window of Crassostrea angulata isolate pt1a10 chromosome 8, ASM2561291v2, whole genome shotgun sequence DNA harbors:
- the LOC128161774 gene encoding uncharacterized protein LOC128161774, translated as MDPHDSAHDVHRCDLCETAIVHSYCDFCHVNLCNSCIAEHISDDYEKHKIVSFQLRETTLIYPKCELHPHKSCELQCNDCSIFVCTSCVGSKQHKGHDFWELEDIYKTKKDNIKKDAEELQNIISPTYEEMAQDLENQIANLDEGYEKITVEISKQGEEWHREIDLVISKMKTKISEIKVKHKDILHKHLNEIKQIQSLILQDLKATQEIEKSNEVSIVIEYNSDNREFSKSPTEVKVSLPTFIPKPIDREKLCSLFGKIKLLSTAIEQNVLLPKMPPNTSATKLLDEPKLDVKIQILQSMLSNVSYVDDEKIWISGETGEIKCFNIKGLLLYTVWTKSGEFPTDIAVDGNGDLLFSDWSTKSVYTSKNWQTEELIRLEEWTPCQLCVTSTGDILVTMYSDDISQSKVVRYSGSTEKQTIQFDEEGKPLYSGNSINKYISENRNHDICVADYGASALVVVNQDGELRWRYNGHSPTSKNKNFYPCGITTDSQSRILTADGENHCIHILDQDGEFLRYIDNCDLNDPWGLSVDNSDNLFVCEYESGNLKKINYLK; from the coding sequence ATGGACCCTCATGATAGTGCCCATGATGTGCAccgatgtgacctttgtgagaccgccatagtacacagctactgtgacttttgtcatgtCAACCTCTGCAATTCCTGTATTGCTGAGCACATCTCCGATGAttatgaaaaacataaaatagtcTCTTTCCAGCTACGGGAAACAACCTTAATCTATCCTAAATGTGAATTGCATCCACACAAGAGTTGCGAATTACAGTGCAATGATTGTAGCATTTTTGTTTGCACATCCTGTGTGGGATCTAAACAGCATAAAGGACATGATTTTTGGGAACTTGAAGATATTTACAAAACCAAAAAAGACAATATTAAAAAGGACGCGGAGGAGTTACAAAACATAATTTCTCCGACATATGAAGAAATGGCTCAGGATTTGGAAAATCAAATTGCCAATCTGGATGAAGGATATGAGAAAATTACAGTAGAAATTTCAAAACAAGGAGAGGAATGGCATAGAGAAATTGACCTTGTTATCAGCaagatgaaaacaaaaatcagcGAGATAAAAGTAAAACACAAAGACATTTTACACAAACACTTgaatgaaatcaaacagatacaGTCTCTAATACTACAGGATTTAAAAGCTACACAAGAAATTGAGAAATCAAATGAAGTATCAATTGTGATTGAATACAACTCTGACAACAGAGAGTTTAGCAAGTCTCCAACTGAGGTTAAAGTATCACTGCCAACATTCATTCCAAAACCAATAGACAGAGAAAAGCTGTGTAGTTTATTTGGGAAGATCAAATTACTATCTACTGCAATAGAACAAAACGTTTTGCTGCCAAAAATGCCACCAAACACATCTGCTACAAAGCTACTGGATGAACCGAAGTTGGACGTCAAAATACAGATTTTGCAGTCTATGTTGAGCAATGTTTCCTATGtggatgatgaaaaaatatggaTAAGTGGAGAAACAGGAGAAATAAAATGCTTTAACATTAAAGGGTTACTTCTCTATACAGTCTGGACAAAATCAGGCGAATTTCCAACTGACATAGCTGTAGATGGTAATGGGGACCTTTTATTCTCTGATTGGAGTACAAAGTCAGTTTATACATCGAAGAATTGGCAGACAGAAGAGTTGATCAGGTTAGAGGAATGGACGCCCTGTCAGCTGTGTGTCACCTCTACTGGTGATATCCTAGTTACCATGTATAGTGATGATATATCTCAATCCAAGGTTGTCCGTTACTCGGGGTCtacagagaaacaaacaattcaatttgatGAGGAAGGTAAACCTCTGTACTCAGGGAATAGCATCAACAAATACATAAGTgagaacagaaaccatgacatctgtgtagctgactATGGGGCTAGTGCattagtggtggtcaatcaggacGGGGAACTCAGATGGAGATACAATGGTCATTCCCCAACTAGCAagaacaaaaacttttacccttgtggcatcacaacagacagtcaaAGTCGAATCTTGACTGCAGATGGTGAAAACCACTGTATCCACATTCTAGATCAGGATGGAGAGTTTCTccgttacattgataactgtgatctTAACGATCCTTGGGGTTTGTCAGTGGACAACAGTGACAATCTGTTTGTGTGTGAATACGAAAGTGGAAATCTAAAGAAAAtcaattatctcaaataa